GCCGCAATTGGCAACGTATCTGGGGCACGTCGACATAAGGTCGACTCAGCGCTATTTGCACATGACTCCCGAACTGTTGCACGAAGCGAGTCGCCGATTTGCCATTTATTCAAGCCAGGAGATTGATCATGATTGACCGCAATCGCCTCGGGGCATGGGTACGTCGCTTCTTGTTGGAGTATCTGGTCGCCGAGCGCAACCTTTCCCACAACACTCAGATCAGTTACCGCGACACGCTGACCCTCCTGCTTCCATTTGTCAGTCGAAAAGCCTCGGTGGCAATCGACCATTTGTCGGTGCTCGACATATCGCCCGCCATCGTGCGCGCATTCCTTGAACATGTCGAACACGAGCGCGGTTGTGGCATTGTCACGCGCAACCAGCGGCTCTGCGCGATTCATTCATTAGGGCGTTTCATTGCTATGCGATCGCCAGAGCATTTGGAGTGGTGCACAGAGATCCGTTCTATCCCGTTCAAAAAAACTACCCAGACAGTCATCCACTACCTCGACAAGCCAGAAATGGAGGCTCTGCTCCGGGCACCTAATCGAGCTACGAGCCAGGGGGCACGGGACTATGCGATTTTGCTTTTTCTATACAACACCGGCGCCCGCGCTGACGAAGCTGTCTGCCTCAGCGTTGGTAATTTGCAACTTGGGACTTCACCCTCCGTGCGCATTCTGGGTAAGGGAAACAAATGGCGCGTCTGCCCCCTGTGGCCAGTAACAGCTGCCGCGCTGCGGCCACTCATCGTTGAACGTAGAACAGAAGATCGCGTATTCATAGGTCGTACCGGGAATCCCATGACTCGATTCGGCATGTATCGTGTTGTGTCGGTGTATGGACGAGCAGCCGGCAAGCGGGTTGACTCCATGCACGGCCGGCGCATCAGCCCGCACACTATTCGACACACGACCGCCGTTCACCTGTTAAGAGCCGGGGTCGATATCAATACAATTCGGGCCTGGCTCGGGCATGTCTCCTTGGACACAACCCACATCTACGCGGAAGTCGATCTCGAAATGAAGGACAAGGCGCTTGCATGTTTGGACGTCACAAATGTGCCTGAGGCTGTGCGCCTGCGACCGAACTCAGCATCTCTCATGGCGTTCATGCGAGGGCTGTAGCATGAATTTATGTGCCACTTTTTGCGCCGAACTCCCGATTGGGAGGCGGCGCCTCTTACCCCCGCAACATAACTCAGGCCGCAACATAACCGGCGAAATCATCGCAAACCAGCTTGCCGTTCCATTGCCCAAGGAAGTTGCGTGCATGCTCACCCGCACGGCTCGGGCTGAAGTCGTAAACCACTGCTTTAAGTGCCAAAAACGGCGTTGTGCAGTAGGCCCAGACATAAGCACGATGGGTTTTCTTTTCGCCCGGCGCGAGCATCTGCACTGGGGTTTCGTCTGCGTGAATCACGCCTTGGGCAAGTACCGTTTCACGCAGCGCGTCGACCAAGGGCTGGAGTTGCACGCCGGTTTGGCCGACCCATTGCGCCAGTGTCGAGCGGGCGATAGCCGGGCCGGCGCGGCCCAAGATTTTCTCTTGGCGATACAGGGGCAAATGGTCGGCGAATTTGGCCACCATCACGTGAGCCAGCAGCCCTGCGGTCGGTATGCCCTTGTCGATGACCTGGGCCGGAACCGGTGCCTGAGTCAGCATTTCACACTCGCGGCAGACCCATTTCCCGCGCACATGCTGCTCCACGATGAACACGCCCGGCGTGTAATCGAGCTTTTCGCTGACGTCTTCGCCGATCCGCTGGAGCTGGCATCCGCAGGGGCATTGGGTGTTGTCTGGTTCGTGATAAATCACGGT
This genomic window from Pseudomonas sp. Bout1 contains:
- a CDS encoding tyrosine-type recombinase/integrase, coding for MIDRNRLGAWVRRFLLEYLVAERNLSHNTQISYRDTLTLLLPFVSRKASVAIDHLSVLDISPAIVRAFLEHVEHERGCGIVTRNQRLCAIHSLGRFIAMRSPEHLEWCTEIRSIPFKKTTQTVIHYLDKPEMEALLRAPNRATSQGARDYAILLFLYNTGARADEAVCLSVGNLQLGTSPSVRILGKGNKWRVCPLWPVTAAALRPLIVERRTEDRVFIGRTGNPMTRFGMYRVVSVYGRAAGKRVDSMHGRRISPHTIRHTTAVHLLRAGVDINTIRAWLGHVSLDTTHIYAEVDLEMKDKALACLDVTNVPEAVRLRPNSASLMAFMRGL